From a single Pirellulaceae bacterium genomic region:
- the mnmA gene encoding tRNA 2-thiouridine(34) synthase MnmA, translating to MSTRVVLAMSGGVDSSAAAYLLLQQGYDVVGVFMRHGEQSAQACQVDNAPNPLLPILQQRMDHKQGCCSASDAMDARRVADALGIPFYALDLQAEFSRIVDYFVDQYIQGRTPNPCVQCNNWIKFGRLFDYADSIDAQFVATGHYAQLGDFDGEPALLRGVDENKDQSYVLAGIDRHYLQRMMLPIGSFHKPEIRRLAAAAGLRVADKRDSQEICFVTSGHHGQFVRARAAGNRSGNFVTTDGRIVGRHEGIESYTIGQRKGLGIALGEPMFVVNIDSTTNAVILGRKPELERTTLSASGANWLIDLPQQPFDAQVQIRYNSSSVPARVIPLNAEQFQVQFAQPASGIAPGQLCVIYQANRVLGGGWIENAS from the coding sequence ATGTCCACTCGAGTCGTACTAGCCATGAGCGGCGGAGTAGACAGTTCGGCGGCTGCCTATCTGTTGTTGCAGCAGGGATACGACGTCGTCGGAGTGTTCATGCGTCACGGCGAGCAATCCGCGCAGGCCTGCCAGGTCGACAACGCGCCCAATCCGTTACTTCCCATATTGCAACAGCGCATGGACCACAAGCAGGGCTGTTGCAGCGCATCGGATGCCATGGACGCACGCCGCGTGGCGGATGCTCTGGGCATCCCGTTTTACGCGCTCGATTTGCAGGCCGAATTCTCGCGAATCGTAGATTACTTTGTTGATCAATATATCCAAGGCCGCACGCCGAACCCTTGCGTTCAGTGTAACAACTGGATCAAGTTCGGTCGGCTGTTTGACTATGCCGACAGCATCGATGCTCAGTTTGTTGCCACCGGACATTATGCGCAGCTTGGCGATTTCGACGGTGAACCCGCTTTGCTGCGCGGTGTAGACGAGAACAAGGATCAAAGTTATGTCCTGGCCGGCATTGATCGACATTACTTGCAGCGGATGATGTTGCCCATTGGCAGCTTCCACAAGCCGGAAATCCGGCGCTTGGCTGCGGCGGCTGGACTGCGCGTCGCTGACAAACGCGATAGTCAAGAGATTTGCTTTGTAACCAGCGGTCATCATGGCCAGTTCGTTCGCGCCCGAGCCGCTGGAAATCGCAGCGGTAATTTTGTAACTACCGATGGCCGCATCGTTGGCCGCCATGAGGGCATCGAATCCTATACGATTGGGCAGCGCAAGGGACTAGGCATCGCGCTGGGTGAGCCAATGTTTGTGGTCAACATCGACTCGACTACCAACGCTGTCATCTTGGGTCGCAAGCCGGAATTGGAGCGCACGACGCTCTCGGCCAGCGGAGCCAATTGGCTAATCGATCTCCCGCAGCAACCCTTCGATGCGCAAGTTCAAATCCGCTACAACAGCTCGTCTGTACCCGCGCGAGTTATTCCTCTGAATGCTGAACAATTCCAAGTCCAGTTCGCTCAGCCCGCTAGCGGAATTGCCCCAGGACAGCTCTGCGTCATTTATCAAGCCAACCGTGTTCTAGGCGGTGGCTGGATTGAAAATGCGAGCTGA
- the floA gene encoding flotillin-like protein FloA (flotillin-like protein involved in membrane lipid rafts) — protein sequence MSLFVGQSNLTPGTIAMFFVLALVALFALATIISFLAFGAMWVQAFAAGAKVSMRSLVGMYFRQVRAPIIVNAKIMAAQAGLDISSRTGITTQRLEAHFLAGGNVMNIIQAIIAAQRASIDLDFDRAAAIDLAGRDVLDAVKTSVHPKVIDCPDPKRSGKNTLSAISRDGVELRVRARVTVRTNLQQLIGGATEETIIARVGESIISSIGSAESHQRVLENPDVISRTVLQRGLDAQTAFQIVSIDIADIDVGDNIGARLRADQAEADVRVARAMAEQRRAEAIATEQENRASVAENRANLVLAEAEVPRAMAVAFQKGNLGTHSN from the coding sequence ATGTCACTGTTTGTTGGACAATCGAACCTGACCCCAGGCACGATCGCCATGTTCTTTGTGCTGGCGCTGGTTGCATTGTTTGCGCTGGCGACGATTATTTCGTTCTTGGCATTTGGCGCGATGTGGGTGCAGGCTTTCGCTGCTGGTGCGAAGGTCAGCATGCGCAGTCTGGTGGGCATGTACTTTCGACAGGTGCGAGCACCGATCATCGTCAACGCCAAGATCATGGCGGCTCAAGCGGGACTGGACATCTCGTCGCGAACCGGTATCACGACCCAGCGACTGGAAGCTCACTTTCTGGCCGGTGGCAATGTGATGAACATTATTCAAGCGATCATTGCGGCGCAACGAGCCAGCATCGACTTAGACTTTGACCGGGCCGCAGCCATCGACTTGGCTGGTCGCGATGTGCTGGATGCCGTCAAGACCAGCGTGCATCCCAAAGTAATCGACTGCCCCGACCCCAAGCGTAGCGGCAAGAACACGTTAAGCGCGATTTCCCGAGATGGCGTTGAATTGCGAGTCCGCGCCCGCGTGACGGTGCGCACCAATTTGCAACAGTTGATTGGTGGTGCGACGGAAGAGACGATCATCGCCCGTGTTGGCGAGAGCATCATTAGTTCGATTGGCTCGGCTGAATCACACCAGCGCGTTTTGGAGAATCCGGATGTGATCTCGCGCACCGTCTTACAGCGCGGCTTGGATGCGCAGACCGCTTTTCAGATTGTGTCGATCGATATCGCAGATATCGACGTCGGAGATAACATCGGTGCTCGATTGCGCGCCGACCAAGCTGAGGCAGACGTCCGAGTGGCACGGGCGATGGCTGAGCAACGCCGGGCCGAAGCTATCGCTACCGAACAAGAGAATCGCGCCTCAGTTGCTGAAAATCGAGCCAATCTGGTGTTGGCAGAAGCCGAGGTGCCGCGAGCCATGGCGGTGGCGTTTCAGAAGGGCAACCTAGGCACACACAGCAATTAG
- a CDS encoding alpha/beta fold hydrolase, whose translation MSHLRRSQRVSFAGGLGFELAGIVDQPTEDPKAFAVFAHCFTCTKDIKLIVRLSRGLAELGFGVLRYDATGLGNSAGDFSQTNFSTNCLDLLAAIEHLKHHFAAPQFLIGHSFGGAACLAVAQEASSVCAVAAIAAPSETPHLAQWLERNCPDIMRLGRAPVTIGGTEHMIDQQMLENFRAITLPDLLRRLSKPVMLLHSPDDETLGYEHVLRIFRMLTIRSADDAPPCPTSLICLAGADHLLTRQPADLAFVTHTLAAWFDRQLVDINRSQ comes from the coding sequence ATGAGCCATCTGAGGCGCAGCCAGCGAGTAAGCTTTGCGGGAGGGCTGGGATTCGAATTAGCGGGAATCGTCGATCAGCCGACTGAAGATCCGAAAGCGTTTGCTGTCTTCGCGCATTGTTTTACGTGTACGAAAGATATCAAGCTGATTGTGCGACTGAGTCGAGGATTGGCTGAACTGGGCTTTGGCGTGTTGCGTTACGATGCCACAGGACTGGGAAACAGTGCTGGCGATTTTTCGCAGACGAATTTCTCTACCAACTGCCTGGACTTGCTGGCCGCCATCGAGCATTTGAAACACCATTTTGCGGCACCTCAATTCTTGATAGGCCACAGTTTCGGCGGCGCAGCCTGCCTGGCGGTGGCTCAAGAAGCCTCCAGCGTTTGCGCTGTGGCTGCAATAGCTGCTCCCAGCGAGACGCCTCACTTGGCGCAGTGGTTGGAACGCAACTGCCCGGACATTATGCGCTTGGGTCGTGCCCCGGTAACAATTGGCGGAACTGAGCACATGATCGACCAACAGATGCTGGAGAATTTTCGAGCGATCACGCTGCCCGACTTGCTACGTCGGTTGAGCAAGCCGGTGATGCTGCTGCACAGCCCTGACGATGAAACTCTGGGATACGAGCATGTCCTGCGGATTTTTCGGATGCTGACGATCCGTAGCGCGGACGATGCTCCGCCGTGTCCCACCAGTTTAATCTGCCTAGCTGGAGCTGATCATTTATTGACTCGTCAACCGGCCGACCTGGCTTTTGTCACACACACCCTGGCTGCTTGGTTTGACCGACAGTTGGTGGATATCAATCGTTCGCAGTAG
- the ccoN gene encoding cytochrome-c oxidase, cbb3-type subunit I: protein MDKRQSIAAPAPATLESFTYDDGIVRMFVAATILWSVVATLAGLIVALLLVLPWLSEGLPWISFGRLRPLHTNAAIFAFGGNAIFAAVYYSTQRLCKARMWSDLLSRLHFWGWQSIIVAAAVTLPLGITQGKEYAELEWPIDIAIAVVWLLIFGGNFLMTLIHRRERHMYVALWFYIATIVTVALLHVFNSLVLPWSLWDSYSVYAGVQDAFMQWWYGHNAVAFFLTTPFLGLMYYFLPKAAERPVFSYKLSIIHFWSLVFIYIWAGPHHLHYTALPEWASTLGMLFSLMLWMPSWGGMINGLLTLRGAWHKVAADPILKFYVVGITFYGMATFEGPLLSIKSVNALSHYTDWTIAHVHSGALGWNGFMTFGMVYWLLPRIFQTKLHSQKLMELHFWIGTIGILLYVIPIYAAGLMQGLMWRALDPETGQLMYPDFVETTQRIVPLWWIRVIGGSLYVLGALMLAYNALMTWLARPAKYEQPVHTAPALTAEYQDPPPPTSDLVGAPVVNWGIALDAWSKLVWHRTWERLPVKFTVMTTLAVVAATAFEMIPTFLIRSNVPTIATVKPYTPLELAGREIYISEGCYNCHSQQIRPMVAETKRSGEYSKAGEFIYDHPFQWGSRRIGPDLAREGGRQSSFWHWTHFEDPDQVSRGSVMPKYLHLTEDDINYRSLPAIVRTAHLLGANYPDEVLEDCEQLARQQALQINADIVAQGGPASVYDKQAIAVIAYLQRLGTDLHRAPEPAVPAAPVDNSASEVAQLP, encoded by the coding sequence ATGGACAAACGCCAATCAATCGCGGCGCCGGCACCGGCTACTCTGGAGAGTTTTACGTACGATGACGGCATCGTTCGGATGTTTGTGGCAGCCACGATTCTGTGGAGCGTCGTGGCCACGCTGGCAGGGCTGATCGTCGCGTTACTTTTAGTACTGCCCTGGCTGTCCGAAGGACTGCCCTGGATCAGTTTCGGGCGTCTGCGTCCGCTGCACACGAACGCAGCCATCTTTGCTTTCGGGGGTAATGCCATCTTTGCCGCCGTGTATTACAGCACACAACGGTTGTGCAAAGCGCGAATGTGGAGCGACCTGTTGAGCCGCCTGCACTTTTGGGGATGGCAATCCATCATTGTGGCTGCCGCAGTCACGTTGCCGTTAGGGATTACGCAAGGCAAGGAATACGCCGAACTGGAGTGGCCCATCGACATCGCCATAGCCGTGGTATGGTTACTGATCTTCGGCGGCAACTTTTTGATGACGCTCATCCATCGTCGTGAACGTCACATGTATGTCGCTCTGTGGTTTTACATCGCCACCATTGTGACGGTAGCGTTGCTGCATGTCTTCAATAGCTTGGTTCTACCCTGGAGCCTCTGGGACAGCTATTCGGTGTATGCCGGTGTGCAGGATGCCTTCATGCAGTGGTGGTATGGTCACAACGCAGTGGCCTTCTTTTTGACCACACCGTTTCTGGGTTTGATGTACTACTTTCTGCCCAAAGCCGCCGAGCGGCCAGTTTTTAGTTACAAACTAAGCATCATTCACTTTTGGTCGCTGGTCTTCATTTATATTTGGGCTGGCCCTCACCATCTGCACTATACGGCGCTGCCTGAGTGGGCCAGTACGTTGGGCATGTTGTTCAGCTTGATGCTGTGGATGCCTAGTTGGGGCGGCATGATCAACGGCTTGTTGACTCTGCGCGGAGCGTGGCACAAGGTAGCCGCCGATCCGATTCTGAAGTTCTACGTGGTGGGCATTACCTTCTACGGTATGGCAACTTTCGAGGGACCGCTGCTGTCCATCAAGAGTGTCAATGCGCTCAGCCACTACACCGATTGGACGATCGCGCATGTCCACTCGGGGGCCTTGGGGTGGAACGGTTTTATGACCTTCGGCATGGTGTACTGGCTGCTGCCACGGATATTTCAAACCAAACTGCACAGCCAAAAACTGATGGAACTACATTTCTGGATCGGAACGATCGGTATTCTGTTGTACGTCATTCCCATTTACGCTGCTGGTCTGATGCAGGGTCTGATGTGGCGTGCTCTGGATCCCGAGACCGGCCAATTGATGTACCCGGATTTCGTGGAAACTACACAGCGCATTGTGCCGTTGTGGTGGATTCGAGTGATCGGCGGAAGCTTGTATGTGTTAGGCGCGCTGATGTTGGCCTACAACGCCTTGATGACTTGGCTGGCCCGTCCGGCGAAATACGAACAGCCCGTCCACACAGCTCCGGCGCTTACTGCCGAATATCAAGACCCTCCACCGCCGACCAGCGATTTGGTCGGGGCTCCAGTCGTCAACTGGGGTATTGCGCTGGATGCCTGGAGTAAACTCGTTTGGCACCGTACTTGGGAACGGTTGCCGGTCAAGTTCACCGTCATGACCACCTTGGCGGTAGTGGCTGCTACTGCCTTTGAAATGATTCCCACGTTCCTGATCCGCAGCAATGTTCCCACGATCGCAACCGTCAAACCCTATACGCCGTTGGAATTGGCGGGGCGCGAGATCTATATTTCGGAGGGTTGCTACAACTGCCATTCGCAACAGATTCGCCCGATGGTCGCAGAGACCAAGCGCAGCGGCGAGTACAGCAAGGCTGGAGAATTCATTTACGATCATCCGTTCCAGTGGGGCAGTCGGCGCATCGGGCCGGATCTGGCCCGTGAAGGCGGACGCCAGAGTAGTTTCTGGCACTGGACGCACTTCGAGGATCCCGATCAGGTATCGCGCGGCTCGGTCATGCCTAAGTATCTACACTTGACAGAGGATGATATCAATTACAGGAGTCTGCCCGCCATCGTGCGTACAGCGCACTTGTTGGGAGCCAACTATCCTGACGAGGTCCTGGAAGATTGTGAACAGTTAGCGCGACAGCAAGCCCTGCAAATCAATGCGGACATTGTCGCCCAAGGCGGCCCCGCCAGCGTCTATGACAAACAGGCAATTGCTGTAATCGCTTATTTGCAACGGTTGGGGACCGACCTGCATCGCGCCCCAGAACCTGCGGTTCCAGCCGCACCCGTAGACAACTCGGCCTCTGAAGTCGCCCAATTGCCGTGA